A single window of Vibrio gazogenes DNA harbors:
- a CDS encoding phosphoglycolate phosphatase, which produces MEQIQLIAFDLDGTLLDSVPDLAVAADQTVRALGYPGVSEAQVRDYVGNGADVLIGRALSQSLTVDPSLSPELMQDARKRFDAYYAATGHRLSHLYPGVKETLEQLHQAGFTMAIATNKPSKFVPDILQQHQIAHYFKAVIGGDRFEKKKPDPMALEWLLATYDCQPQQMLMVGDSKNDILAAQRAGCRSFGLTYGYNHGEPIADSNPDYVADQIRQLLDIVLVSA; this is translated from the coding sequence ATTGAGCAGATTCAATTGATTGCCTTTGATCTGGATGGCACATTGTTAGACAGTGTACCTGACCTTGCTGTTGCAGCAGATCAAACGGTTCGTGCGTTGGGTTATCCCGGGGTGTCTGAAGCACAGGTTCGTGATTATGTTGGCAATGGGGCTGATGTGCTGATTGGTCGTGCTTTAAGCCAGAGTTTAACCGTGGATCCATCGTTGAGCCCGGAACTGATGCAGGATGCCAGAAAACGGTTTGATGCATATTATGCGGCGACGGGTCATCGCCTCAGTCATTTGTACCCGGGCGTCAAAGAAACACTTGAACAACTACATCAGGCAGGATTTACAATGGCGATTGCAACCAATAAGCCATCGAAGTTTGTGCCGGATATTCTGCAACAGCATCAGATCGCTCACTATTTTAAGGCAGTGATTGGTGGTGACCGCTTTGAGAAAAAGAAACCCGATCCAATGGCGCTTGAATGGCTGCTCGCAACTTATGACTGCCAGCCCCAACAGATGCTGATGGTCGGTGACTCAAAGAATGATATTCTGGCAGCACAGCGTGCCGGATGCCGTTCATTTGGTCTGACATACGGCTACAATCATGGGGAGCCAATTGCGGATTCAAATCCGGATTATGTTGCGGATCAGATTAGGCAATTACTCGATATTGTTCTTGTTTCGGCATGA